GTTTAATTAACGTTTCGTTAATTCGGCATGGCTCACCAGTGACGTAAACAcgggggaaaatgaaaaggtgggaaaaggtggaaaaagtggaaaaggtggaaaaggaggaaacacGTAAAACAAAAGAAGCCAGCACACAAACGGATGGACAAACATGCGAACAAAGCATATGTCGCGAAATTAACACCTAGCGGATACGCATAAATACATGCAAAATCAAAGCTCGTGcgtttttttgtcatttaaaaaatttggcttTCCTTGGGGGAGCggcgcatatgcatatgccaCTAATTTTATCGCCTCAATGCAATTTAAGCCATATGCGcaggtgaaataaaaaaaaaaaaagtgcgcagCATTTTTCGCGGTTTATGTTCCTCACAATAACCAAATTCATCACATCGCGCACTGTTAATTAGTTATTCACGTCAAGCAAAAGGAACGCTGGATTGCTTTTGTGTGCCCAGGATTTTCACCTCGCGTATGCATAACATGCtacaaaatgtataaattgtacacatatatatttacgtacACACAAATTTGCCCTTAAGCCGCGCGAGTTTTGTGCACACGCCACAAGCACAAACTTACACACATGCTATAACTAAATTGCTCCTTGCGGGATAACATAGCCAACAAGCGATCTTCTGTGTGAAGAGCCACATGAGTACGTTTTAGACGGATGGGAGTGGCGATTCACCGATTTCCACCGCTGCAATTGCTGTGCATCAATGTCGTGTCACCAGCTGCGTTCACgtgaaaatatatgcatatatgcacgcACACACTCATGCTCGCAAATTTATGTTCttttgtatgtacgtataaaGCCGCTCACTCGATTGTGTAAAATTAGCCAAAATATAGGACTCTCTGCATGTCACATTACGGCACTACAAAAAGAGGTGAACATGatattgggaaaaaatagcagCGGATTGGGATAGGTAGGTAAATGTACACGCTACACGtgcttcgttttttcgtcacttttgcgttattttttcttcacgttCGCCTCACTTTTGCCAcacttttctttccttttttcccgccCTTTTGTTCATCCCTTCATCATTCAGAAGAAACGCATACATCCATTTGGGAACCCTTTCGTGAacgcgaaaaggaaaagaagaaaaaaaaaaaaaaaaaaacgtagaTCACTTTGCTCCCATTTACTGCGTCACGAAGGGGCACACTCTACACGCAAGTTTTTTGTGCTAACATATTTGAGGATtattatatgtgcatattaaCTGCATGAGCATCTTTTAAGAACACGTAATACAATATAGAGAACCTCTCCTTACATATTTTCGGCGTGACAACAAAAGCAAACATccacaaattttatttaaacatatacGCTACCCAagttggaaataaaaattacttcacagaaaatataattttttttttttcccccttgtaTACATAATCAGTCGCACAAAATGGCGGATAGAAAATCAAACAAGAATGCAGTTGTCAAGAATGTAGATATGACGGAAGAAATGCAAATTGATGCCATCGATTGTGCCAACCAggctttgcaaaaatataatgtcgAAAAGGATATTGCAGcccatataaaaaaagaatttgacAGAAAATATGACCCAACATGGCACTGCGTAGTGGGCAGAAACTTCGGGTCTTATGTTACACACGAAACtaagaattttatttatttttacattggACAAGTAGCTATACTGCTGTTTAAGTCGGGCTAACATGATACGTCCCCAAGTGTGTGATTTCCTTTGtctttaattattttatttatttttttttttttcacatttgacAAGAATAATTCAGAGGGGGATTATGTAAAAGGATGCAAGGTGGCATTGGATCAAATGAActagtggggaaaaaatccgCACATCGGATGAAGACCCATAAAATGACGCATACAAACGGGTATATGCTTTACAGAAAGGATAAGCTTCGCACAAGGTGTGCATGGAATGAAGGAGGGGAATATATTATGCGTGAAAAGCGATGGCAGAATAGTTCTTTATAACTGAACTTGTtgccccttttcattttacacACTTTTTCAGTTAAGCACAggcaaatatatgtacatgaacatatacatatgcttGCGTCTGTGCGTTCCCATTTCCATCTTCGTGATCACATATGAcctctctctctcttctTTGTTTACATAATTTCCCATTTCACCTCACCGCAAGGTCAAttgcttctcattttttttgcgcattgCCTCCCAATCACATCTTTTATGTGTGCCCTGGAAGCTACatcaatttgaaaatttgcaTTTCACTTGGACacaaatttcttcctttttttttaataaagtaTGAATACTTCATAGCGAATAAAGCCAAATGGtcatttccccttttcattttaaaaaaatttatgtactACTAATTTtcgtataataatatacGCGTTAATACCAACCTACatataattaacaaaaattaatgacaGCAATAATTTGTAGtacattgtttttttttataatatatcgACGGGtagttcaaaaaaaaaaaagaaaaaaaagggcgaatTAAGTGTGCGTACAATACGTGTGTGCAAACACACGTGCAAACAGATATGAATGCATTTTACGTGTTCCTGCAACGGTGGTGAATAGTTAAAGGGGTGGTGCCTTCTTGAAGGCGGCACGTGCTAGGCATATTCgctaaatttaaaatggttACACTtgtggacaaaaaaaaaaaaaaaaaaaaaaaatggccgaGTCAGCCGAATTAAAGTAATAAAATCGGGCAAAGGTGTGACTTggtcgatttttttaaaactgaaaaaatgaaggggaaaaaatgtttggcTCCAAAAGGCTTAGTAGTAATTCACATGGATGAAGAACCTGGCGCGGAAGCACAAGCTGCCAAAGAGCCCTCTTTCCGTATTCATTgcgcctctttttttgttacgattcattattttctctttttaggTGTGCTTCCTCTTATTTGCGTAGGTAATGTGAGATTGCTGAGCATTTTCATGCCCTTTCAATGTCCACATTTTTCGTGAGCAGGTAAATTTTCATGTCAATCTCGAGGTCTCCGATAAACTGCTTGTCAGTTGTCAGGGCCATCATGAGTCCGCCGAAGGAGGCGTAAACGGTCCTGCGAAAGGGGAAGTGCGCATGTGGGTATACACACCGGGTTGCGTACTAAAAGGGGGTTACAACACTTGGTGCAACTTCCCGAACGTGCGTGGTCGCATCTGAGAAACGAACCTCCTCTCCGAGGACAACTCTTCGAACTTAAAAATCCTGCCACTCATAATGTACTCAATGTTATTCAAAGCAATGTTTTCGCCTTGCTCCCATattttatcatcatttttattcaaaattttgtcttGTAGAGCCAGGTAAATAGCCTATGAAAGGTGATGCAAGGTGAACGAATACGGtgtgttcatatatatgcaacGTTCATGCGGTGCAGCTGAAAACGTATCACCACAATGGGATGCAAAATAGGAACcctggggaggggggagaaaaaaaaaattcattccGCCATTGTTTtaccttcttttcctctACTTTAAACAACTCCGAATGAACATCAAGAATTAATTCCGCATCATATCCTGTACTTTTCGCCTTAATTCTGCTGACTTTCTCAAACTTGGAATTATCTACACTGCTTATCACAAAGCGATCTTCGAACAAAATATTTGACGCCATGGTTTTGAGcctttctttctcctttatatgttacatatggagatgatattttttgttccgAATAATGCGCTTTAATCGGTGTTATgggtttcaaaaaaaggggatgaaAGGCAATtgggaaatgggaaaaggaaaaatgatcatcaggaaaaattgcaacatATACTTtcattcatatttatatgtatatgtggcTCTACCCCCTCCCCATTGGCACAAATGCGCAAACTTTTAAAACCGATTTAAGCTGTGCGTTACATGTAGAGAGGTGCAAGGAAAATGCCCctcaaggagaaaaaaaatgggtcacTTCGAATCATATGAACGAAGAACGCAAGcgttattttaaatatttccatttgagaaaaaaaaaaaaaaaaaggagttcccTTTTCCGaactgataaaaaattacattcatttttattcgaTTAAGAGGAGTCCATATACAACTATTTAAAGAATGACTCGTCAATGGCCAGTCGTCGGGACAAgttgccccattttggtagaggcacaaaaaaggggattacGCATTGGGGTGGGGGGGTACCATAAACCCTTTTTACAACCCAAAGACGATTCGCACAATCTGCATAATCGAAACAACAGGCGAAGTGATCACAGAGGTAATCATATTTGGTCCcccgaaaaaaatgaacaattcGCTTTTTGAAATGTTGGGCAGTGTTATAAATGTTCGTGGGGGACGACATAACGGAGAGTTAATATGTGTCGAATGTGGGGATGGGACTCCTCCCATGGTGGGGTAAATTCGCCCCACAGTTGTCAGCTCTGATTGTTACACATAAGTTAGTACAAACTATTTTAATATTCTTTAAGGTACAGTGTTGTACATACAATACAGTTGGTTTGGAATAGGGGGGGTGGGGATGCACTCTGCACATAATTTACAACTaaggatttaaaaaagggagcgcgaaaaaagaaaaaggaaagtatttatttacaactatgaaaaaacgaatggaACTCATCTCGCTTCACGCACTctctttccccatttgtggaaagcttgtacaaaatttttatacatttctcatcgttgcaaatttttgtatCATTATGATGGGaatgatacaaaaaaaaaaaaaggggggggggtagATAAGGAAGATGCACCCGATAGGTCCGATTGCATCTCCCTTTAACTAGGCAAAAGGTAATCATCCGATTATCTGAAACTGTGGCATAATAAAAGGTAAACTAAACCGTCGCGTCATGTCTCGTTTTACAAGGATaaacatgtacataaaaatggctagAACGCATACTCTATGTTAACGTAATTTACATTTTGAGAATACCACAAGTGGGCTGTCCATCggattggcaaaaaaaaaaaaaggaagaaaggaaggaaggaatgaaggaagaaagaaggaagaaagaaggaagaatgaagaaagaatgaagaaagaaggaagaaaggaCGGACGGAAGAAGGAACGAAAGGCCAATGCTCAGTAACTTCTTCCAAATAGGCACCACCTCTTGGCAGGCTTTCCCGACCAGAAACATTTCGTATTCGGTGGGAGTGGAGGTTGATCTAGTGGAATACATAAAGGCTTCATAGCTCCGGAGAGAGAGGTCTCCGTGTTAGCCTGGTTCTGAGATAATCTCTGTGTCtctttctttatttcgtCCTCTGTTGATATGTCTTCACACCATGGCGCTAGGACcattttcttcctatttAGGGCATCCATAACTTCGCTGAAACTGGTCACTTGAACGATGGATTCAtctaatttctttttcgcttttagGAAAAGCTTCTTATGAATATCTACAAGCATCTGTTGTGTTTCCAGCAAAACGGACTCTTTCTTCACATTGAATTTTTCGTTGGTATCTCTCCTTACACAAAGGCaagaattattttgaatATCTTTGGGTCCTACTTCAATCCTTATGGGTACTCCCCTCAATTCCCAGTGGTTAAATTTATACCCAGGAGAGTACAAATCCCTGTCATCAAAAATGCAATTAATTTGGGCACTCTTCAGTACTTTCTCGATATCTTTACAATagttaaaaataacattttcatCCGTGTTTTTGTACAAGATTGGCACAATGACCACTT
This genomic stretch from Plasmodium cynomolgi strain B DNA, chromosome 14, whole genome shotgun sequence harbors:
- a CDS encoding dynein light chain 1 (putative), with amino-acid sequence MADRKSNKNAVVKNVDMTEEMQIDAIDCANQALQKYNVEKDIAAHIKKEFDRKYDPTWHCVVGRNFGSYVTHETKNFIYFYIGQVAILLFKSG
- a CDS encoding RNA polymerase subunit 8c (putative), with product MASNILFEDRFVISSVDNSKFEKVSRIKAKSTGYDAELILDVHSELFKVEEKKAIYLALQDKILNKNDDKIWEQGENIALNNIEYIMSGRIFKFEELSSERRTVYASFGGLMMALTTDKQFIGDLEIDMKIYLLTKNVDIERA